The DNA segment CCATCCGCTTCGATGTTAAGTCACCATAAGTACCAGAGATGGTTTCAGCATTAAAGACAGCTTCACCTGTATCGGTATCAGAAATCGTTAATGTACCAGAAGTGGTTAAAGTAGCCGCTGCATCTTCGGTTACCGTTGTATCACCACCAATGGTAGGATCATCATTAGTACCTGTAATGGTAATGGTAATATCTTGGGTTGTACCATCATCTGAAGTTACAGT comes from the bacterium SCSIO 12844 genome and includes:
- a CDS encoding VCBS domain-containing protein, with amino-acid sequence MEADGDWSYSADNSQSAIQALGDGDTLTDTITVTSDDGTTQDITITITGTNDDPTIGGDTTVTEDAAATLTTSGTLTISDTDTGEAVFNAETISGTYGDLTSKRMVTGAILR